Genomic window (Streptomyces sp. RerS4):
TCGGGCCAACGCCCCGCCACCGGCCCCTCCACGTCCTGGTGCGGCAGGGAACTCCCGCGCCGGTACTCGACGTTGGCGACGGCGAAACCCCGCCGGGCCAGCAGGTCCACGAACGGGGTGATGTGCTGCCGGTCGTACGGGGCCCGCCAGGCCCCGCCGTGCAGGACCACCACCAGCGGGGCGAGCGCGCCGACCCCGCCGCGCGGGCGGTAGAAGTCGATCACCTGGTCGGGGTGTTCCCCGTACGCGGCGCTCGCGTCGGGGGCGACCGGAGGGTGGGCGAACGCCGATGCGGCCTCGGCGGCGTCCCGTTCGACTGCGGGGTCCGTCATCGGGGCTCCACCTCTCGGTAACGAGTTACGCGTGGGACAGCGGGGTACAGCCGGGACAGATGTTCCGGTACGCCGGCAGAGCGGGACCGTATCAGGCCTGAACGCACCGTTCCGGGGCGGGACCGGGCCACGCGACGACGGGCGGGGCCGGAGCCCCGCCCGCCGAGTGCCGAGACGTTTCACTACGCCCCGCTACCGAGTCACCCGAAAATGTGACCCAGCGTGCGCGCCGCGCGCTCCGCGTCCGCGAAGGAGACATAGAGCGGGGTGAAGCCGAAACGCAGCACATCGGGGGCCCGGAAGTCCCCGATGACCCCGCGCGCGATCAGCTCGGTCATCACCGCGCGGGCGTTGGCCGTGCGCAGCGAGACCTGGCTGCCGCGCTCCGCGTGCGGCGCCGGGGTGACCGGCTCCACCGCGCCCTCGGGGACGTACGCCGCCACGCACTCCAGGAAGAAGTCCGTCAGCGCGAGGGACTTGGCCCGCACGTCGGCCACGTCCACGCCCTCCCACGCGCCGAGGGCCGCCTCCAGCGCGAGCATGGACAGGATGTCCGGGGTCCCGACGCGGGTCCGGGCGGCGCCCTGGGCGGGCTCGTACTCCGGGGTCATCGCGAAGGGCTCGACGTGGCTGTTCCAGCCGGGCAGCGGGGAATCGAAGGCGCCCTGGTGGCGCTGGGCGACGTAGATGTACGCCGGGGCGCCGGGGCCACCGTTGAGGTACTTGTACGTGCACCCCACCGCGAGGTCCACGTCGTGCGCGTCGAGGCCGACCGGCAGGGCGCCGGCCGAGTGGCACAGGTCCCACACGACGAGCGCGCCCGACGCGTGGGCCGCACGGGTGAGGGCGGGCAGGTCGTGGAGCCGGCCGGTGCGGTAGTCGACGTGGTTGAGGAGCACGACCGCCGTGGTGTCGGTCAGGTGCGCGGCCGCGTCGGACGGGTCGACCGGTACGACCTCCAGGCCGGTCAGCCGGGCGGCGGAGGCGGCGATGTAGCCGTCGGTGGGGAAGGTGGTGGCGTCGACGAGCATCCGGGTGCGGCCGGGGGCGGCGAGGCGGGCGGCGCCGACCAGGGCCTTGAACAGGTTGACGCTGGTGGAGTCGCCGACGGTGACCTGGCCGGGGGCCGCGCCGATCAGCGGGGCGATCAGGTCGCCGATCCGCTCGGGGGCGGTCCACCAGCCGCTCTCGTCCCAGGACCGGATGAGCAGCTCGCCCCACTGGCGGCGTACGACGTCCTCGACGGCCCCGGGAACGGCGGCGGGAAGCGCGCCGAGCGAGTTCCCGTCGAGGTAGACGAGGCCGTCGGGGAGGGCGAAACGGTCGCGGAGCTTGGCGAGGGGATCGGCGGTGTCGAGTGCGGCGGCGCGGGCCGCCAGGTCCGCGCCGCCGGGCGTCGTCTCAGACATGGCTGCGCGCCGTCCACAGCTCGGGGAAGACGTTCTTCTGGGCGCGCTTCTCCAGCCAGGTCACGCCGGCCGAGCCGCCCGTGCCGGTCTTGGCGCCCATCGCGCGGCGGGTGGCGACCAGGTGGTCGTTGCGCCAGCGCCAGACGAGCTCCGCGACGTCCGTGAGGACCTCGCCGAGGCGGTGCAGGTCGGGCGCGGCGTCCGGGTCGGCGTAGAGGCCCGTCCAGACGGCCTCGACCTCGGGCGAGGGCTCGTAGCGCAGCGCGAGGTCGCGCTCCAGGACCTCGCCGGGGACGGGCAGCCCGCGCCGGGCCAGCAGGCGGAGGGTCTCGTCGTAGAGGCTCGGCTCGTGGAGGGCCTTCTCCAGCTCGCCGTGCACGCGGGGGGCGCCCCGGTGCGGGACCAGCATCGACGCCGACTTCTCACCGAGCAGGAACTCCATGCGGCGGTACATCGCCGACTGGAAACCGGAACCCTCGCCGAGCGCGCCGCGATAGGCGTTGAACTGGGCGGGAGTGAGCTGGGCGAGGGGGCGCCAGGAGGCGTTCAGGGCCTCCAGCTCGCGAAGGGATCGCTTCAGCGCGTCCATCGCGACGGGGATGTCGTCCTCGCGCAGGGCGCGGGCGGCGGTCTCCCACTCGTGGACTATGACGGTGAACCACAGCTCCATGACCTGGGTGGTCACCAGGAACACCATCTCGCCCGGGTCGTCCGACCGGAGGTGCTGGAGGTGGGTGAGGACGTCCGCCTGGACGTAGTCCTCGTAGGGGGTGGTGCCGGCGAAGTCGAGGTTCGGGGCGTCCGAACCGGCTCCGGAGGCATCAAGGGCGTGCGACATTTCTGTCTCCTCGACACGTGCTTCCGGGTAGCGGTCCGCTCCTTCCGATGAGGTAAGTGGAGCCCCGGTCCCCTGCCTCGCATCATAAACAGGGGACGCGGAGCGCCTCTAGGGGAGACTTCGCGTGGTTATGCGGACGTGTCCTCGGCCAGCACGTTCGCGGCGGTCTCGGAGGAGTCGCGCAGGAACGTCGAGCAGCGCTCGAACTCCTCCTTCTCGCCGATCGCGCCGGCCGCGCGGGCCAGGGCGTTCAGCGCGCGCAGGAAGCCGCGGTTCGGCTCGTGCTCCCACGGCACCGGGCCGTGGCCCTTCCAGCCGGCGCGGCGCAGCGCGTCGAGGCCGCGGTGGTAGCCGGTACGGGCGTACGCGTACGACTCGATCGTGTTGCCGGCCGCGAAGGCGCGGTCCGCCAGGGCCGCCCAGGCGGCGGACGACGTCGGGTGGGCCGCGGCCACCTCGGCCGGGTCGGTGCCGGCGGCGAGGGCCTCGCGGGGCGCGGGCTCGTCGGGCAGGTGGGTGGGGGCGGGGCCCCCGAGCAGGTTCTGGTGAATCGACATGGGATCAGTGTGTACCGCCGACCGCGTCAACGGTGCGGGCGGGCGGGGTGGTGGGCAGCCCACCACGTATTCCCGAAGTGCGGTGCCCGGACCACCTCCCGGTGACGGGGGCCTTCGGCGGACGGTAGAGGGGCAATCGACGCACGCCAGGGGGAGGCATGACGTGAAAGCGATCGTGGACGGCGGTACGGCCGCGGGAACGCGTGATCCGGACCCGGCTCGGGATCCGGCGCGGGACCCGGCGCGGGATCGGGCGCGGGATCGGGCTCGGGAGGCCGCCGACGACCTGTGTTCCACCGTGTTCGCCTCGCTGCGCCGCAAGGACCAGCGGGAAAAGGGCCGCCAGTACGTCCAGGGGCTGCTGTCCCTGCCGGGCCGCAAGTCGATGCGGGGCATCGCGGGCCGCGTCGGCGGGTCGGCCGCCGAGCAGAGCATGCACCACTTCATCTCCGGCTCCACCTGGGACTGGGAACCCATCCGCGCCGCCCTCGGCGGCTTCCTGGAGGCCTCCACCCCGCTGACCGCGTGGGTGGCGCAGCCGATGGCGATCCCCAAGGGCGGCGAGCACTCGGTGGGCGTGGCGCACCGCTTCGACCCCCACCAGGGGCAGATGTTCCGGGGCCAGCAGGCCTTCGGCACGTGGTTCACCTCGGCCGCGCTCGTCAGCCCGGTCGGCTGGCGGATGTTCCTGCCCGGCGAGGAGCCCGAACGGGAGCCCCTGCGCGGCGCCGACCTCGCCGCGCGCGCCGCGTACGAGGAGTCCGCGTACGCCGAGTCGGCGGCGGCGGCCGTCATCGAGACGGTGCGGCGCGGCGCGGGAACGCCGCGCCCGGTGGTCCTCGACATCATGCGGATCGGCACCCGCTCGACGATGAACCGCTTCGCGGAAGCCGGACTGCCGGTCATCGCCCGCGTCAGCCCGACGACCCCGCTGCTGGTCACCGACCCGGCGCTGCCCGGCCACGGCGCGGGGGCCCGCTCGGCGCGGGAGATCCTCCAGTCGGTGAAGGGGCTGTGCACCCCGGTGGAGTGGACCGACCCGGACCCGGCGCACCCGACGGACCGGCATCGCCGCACCCTCGCGGTCGCCGTCCGCGTGATGATGCCGGACCCCTCCCCGGCCCGCCGCCGGCACCTGCTGCTGGTCGGGGAGTGGACGGACGCGCGCCGCCCGCCCTCGGGGATGTGGGTGACCGATCTCGTACGCCTCCCCGTGGGCCCGCTGCTGCGCCTGACGAAGCAGGGGCTGCGCGTCGGCCACGCCGCCGAGCACAGCGGCCGCGAGGCCGGTCTGCGCGACTTCGCGGGCCGGGGCCTGCCCGGCTGGCACCGGCACGTCACGCTGGCCTCCGTGGCGCACGCGGCCCGCGCCCTGGCGGGGACGGAGCGCTACCCGGTCACGTAGCTTCGGCGGCCCTGTCCGGAGCCGTGCGCCGGTCGTGCAGTGCCCGGCGCGCCTTGCGCAGGCGCAGCGCCATCTGGATCTCCAGCGCCCGGCCCGGCTTCTGCCACTCGGCGCCGAGCAGTTCGGCGATCCGCTCCAGCCGGCGCGAGACGGTGTTGGGGTGGACGTGCAGGGCCTCGGCGGCGTGGGTGGGGCTGGAGCCGGAGGCGAAGTAGGCCTCCAGGGTGCGCGTCAGCTCCGTCAGCCGGTCCGCGTCGTAGTCCAGGACGGGCCCGATGGTGGCGGCGATGAACGACTCCACGTCGTGGTCGGCGGACAACAGCAGTCCGAGGAAACCCAGTTCGCGCAGCGACGCGGTGCCGCCCACGCCGTCGAGCGCGGTCAGCGCGTCCAGGCAGCGCACGGCCTCCGCGTAGACCCGGGCCACCTCGCCGGGGCCGCCGGTGGGGCCGGCGGCGCCGGTGGACACGGCGTGGCCGAGCAGCGGTGACAGCTCGCCGGAGGCCCGGTGCGCGGCGGCGGAGGCGTCGGTTCCGGGCAGCACGAGCACGAGGCAGCCGCGCCGGACGCCCTTGAGCCCGCCCATCCGGTACGCGTACGAGGACGCCCAGGCGACGGCCTTGCCCAGCTCGCCGCCCTCGGGCCTGGCCACGACCACCACGTGCGGGCGGTCGAGGTCGATGCCGAGGCGTCGGGTGCGCTCCAACAGGTGCAGGTCGACGGAGTGCGGCCGGTCCAGCAGGTCGGCGAGGATCTCGTCGTGGACGGGCCCTTCGGCGGCGGCCGTGCCCCGCTGGATCAGCATCAGCGAGGCCACGGACTGGGCGGCCAGCTGGAGGAGGCGTACGTCCTCGTCGGCGAGCGGCGCCGAGGCGCTGAGCAGCAGCACGCCCAGGTCCTCGGCGCCCGCGAGGACGGGCGCCAGCCACAGGTCGCCGGGCAGCCGTACGGGCCACCGTTCGGTGAGCGCCTGGAGGGCGGCCTTGGTGACCGCGTCCTCGTCCAGGTCGGGCAGGTCCCCGGTGGCCGTCAGCGGCCGGCCGCCCGGGTCGCGGACCTGGAGTACGCCGTCCAGCGCGTCGGCGGTGGCACGGGCGAGGGTGGCGAGCCCGGCGCCGTCCAGGACGAGCCCGGCGAGGCGGGCGTGGCACTCCCACAGGTAACGGACCCGGGTCAGGGCGGTGTTGGTGCGCGAGCCGAACGCCTCCAGTTCGGTGACCTCGTCGCGGGTCTGCTCCAGCAGGCGGGCCTTCTCGATGGCGACGGCCGCGAGGTCGGCGAGGGAGAGCAGCATGCCGATCTCGTCGGGGGTGAACTCCCGTACGGAGCGGTCCGCTCCGTAGAGCGCGCCGAGGGTGGAGTCGCCCCGGCGCAGCGGGACGGCGATGATCGCGTGCAGGCCCTCCGCCCGGACGACGGCGTCGATGCCGGGGGCGTGGGCGATGCCCGGGTCGGCGAGGTAGTCGGCGGTCCACACCGGGGAGCGACGGACCTGGGCGATGCTGCCGAGGCCCCGGCCGGTGCCGAGTTCGAGGCCGACGTTGAGCGCGGTGGTCTCGCCCTCGGAGGTGCGGACGTACGCGGACCCGTTCGGGCGGGACAGCGACAGCCAGGCCATGTCGAAGCCGAGGAGCCGGCGGGCGCGGCGGGTGATCAGGCGCAGCAGGCCGTCGATGTCGTAGGGGGAGGTGAGGTCGTGGGCGGTGTCCACGAGGGCGGTGAGGGCGGCCTCGCGCTGCTTGTGGCGGCTGGCGCGGGCTCGTACCGAGCGGGCCAGTTCGACGGCCCGGGTCAGCTCGGCGAGGGCGGGTTCGTCGGCGCCGGCGGCGGCGCGGGCGCGGGCGCGGCCTTCGGCCAGGAGGTCGTCGTAGGCGCTCTGCGGGGCGTCCGCCGCGAGCAGTTCGAGTACGGCCAGGGGGGTGCTGCCGGCGTATCCCCCGTCGTCGCCCTCGCGCATGCACTGTCCCCCGTCCCCGGCCCGACCAGGCGTTTTCCGGCCCCGCCCCGAACCTAGGTTCCGGGCGGCGGGGGGTCAAGGCGGGGCGGGGGGAGGCGCGGACGGGCCGTCAGGATCCGGTCGTCGGGGGCCCGTCGTCAGGGGCTCGTAGTCAGCGGCGGGTCGCGCCCGCCAGGGTCAGCCCGGGGGGCGGTGGGGCGGCGCGCAGGGCCTCCGCGCGGGCCTCGACACGGGCTTCGGCGCGGCGCAGCGCGGTCAGGTAGGCGTCGCCGGGGTGGCGGCCGCCCGCGCCGCGCAGGCCGGCCAGTTCCAGTCGCAGTTCGCGGTACCGGCCGAGCGCGAGCTCCGCCTCGACCCACTGTCCGAGTGCCGCGAGCCGGTCGGCGTCGAGCACTGCGATCCGGCCGCCGAGCCAGTCCCCGGCGTCGATCCCGTCGAGCGCCGGGCCGGTCCACAGCGCGAGCGCCCGGCGCAGCCGCGACGCGGCCTGCTCGAAGTCGCCGCGCCCCATGGCCCGGTAGCCGGCGCCCGCCTCGCGCGCGAACTCGCGGACGTCGGAACGGCCGCCGCCGGTGTCGAGAAGATACCCGCCGGGACGTGTGGAGAGGACGGTCTCGGGAGTCCGTACCGAGCCGGCCCCCAGCGCTTCCGCGAAACGCTCGCGCAGGCGGCGTACGGCGGTGTGCAGGGCGCCCCGGGTGTGCTCGGGCGGGGTGCGGCGAGCCAGTTCGTCGGCGAGCACGGACACGGGCACCACCCGGTCGGGACAGGCCGCGAGGACCGCCAGGACGTGTCGGGACTCGGGCGTGGGCGCCGTGATGGGCACCCCGTTCTCGATGACCCGTGGTGCTCCGAGTACCTCAATGTCCACAGTTTTCCCCCTGGGCATGCGAGCGAAAAAATAATACCCGGAAGGATCTTTTTTGGAAGAACGCGCGAGGGACCGCTCACTCCCGTCCGGGCACGCCGTCGGCGCAGCCGATCTCGCACGGGTGACCGCCCCGCGGCCCGTACAGCGCCCGCGCGCCCCGCCCGGGGGCCGTGTCCAGCCGGATCGCCACCGCCGGCACCACCACGTTCGGCATCACGTGCGTGTACAGCTCCGACACCTGCGCGTCGAGGTCGAGGCGGAGCATCTGCGCCATGGTGTTGAGCCCCGCGTACGCGCCCACGACAAGCCGCGCCGGCACCACCGGGTCCACGTTCGGCAGCAGCTCCCCGCGCTCGCGCGCCTCGACCAGCACGGAGACGTGCTGATCGATCCAGGCCTGGTAGGGGGTGGCCTTGTCCAGTTCACGGCCCGCCTGGTCCAGGGTGAGCCGGGCGCTCGCCCGGATCAGCGTCTCGTGCCGCAGCCGGTGCGAGAACACCATGCCGATGTCCAGGAACTCCTGCGCCTTGTAGGCCTGCGGCAACACCGTCGGCGGCGAGGCGTTCTGCGCGTCGATGACGGCCTGGGCGAGGCCTTCCTTCGAGTCGAAGTGGAAGTACAGCGCTCCCTTGGTGACCTTCGCGATGTTGACGATGTCCGAGAGCTTGGCCCCGTCGTACCCGTGCTCCTCGAAGACCACGGCCGCCGCGTCCAGGATGGCCTGACGGGTGCGCACCGCCCGGTCCTGCTTCGCCTGGGGTCGCTCTGTCCTCATGGGGTGGGGTCGCCTCTCCTGGCCCGCCGGCGTTTACATTCCCACGGGTACGTTTTCTGTGCGTAGATTTCACACCATCGGGCGAGATCCGTCCAACGCCACAGCGCTCCTCCGTCAGATCGGGACGGGCACACGAACCGAGGGGGCCCACCGGCCCTCGCGGACCGATGGACCCCCTCCGGGTCCTCGCGGCGGCACGGCGGTGCCGGCGCGCGGTGTTGTGTCAGTGCGGTGTTACTTCAGCTTGGTGCCGGTGGAACGCAGGTCGGCGCAGGCGGCGGCGACGCGCTTGGCCATGCCGGCCTCGGCCAGCTTGCCCCAGGTGCGCGGGTCGTAGGTGGACTTCTTGCCGACCTCGCCGTCGACCTTCAGGACACCGTCGTAGTTGCGGAACATGTGGTCCGCGACCGGACGGGAGAAGGCGTACTGGGTGTCGGTGTCGAGGTTCATCTTCACGACGCCGTTCTCCAGCGCGGTGGCGATCTCCTCGGCCGTGGAGCCCGAACCGCCGTGGAAGACGAAGTCGAACGGGGAGGCCTTGCCGAACTTCTCCGCGACACCGGCCTGGAGGTCCTTGAGCAGCTCGGGGCGCAGGACGACGTTGCCCGGCTTGTAGACGCCGTGCACGTTGCCGAAGGAGGCGGCCAGCAGGTAGCGGCCCTTCTCGCCCAGGCCCAGGGCCTCGGCGGTACGGATCGCGTCGTCGACGGTGGTGTACAGCTCGTCGTTGATCTCGTGGCTGACGCCGTCCTCCTCGCCGCCGGTCGGGGTGATCTCGACCTCAAGGATGATCTTCGCGGCGGCGGCCTTGGCGAGCAGCTCCTGACCGATGGCCAGGTTGTCGGCCAGGGTCTCGGCGGAGCCGTCCCACATGTGCGACTGGAAGAGCGGGTTCAGACCACGGGCCACGCGCTCGGCGGACACCTCCAGGAGCGGACGTACGTAGCCGTCCAGCTTGTCCTTGGGGCAGTGGTCCGTGTGCAGCGCGACGGTGATGTCGTACTTGGCGGCGACGACGTGCGCGAACTCGGCCAGGGCGACCGCGCCCGTGACCATGTCCTTGTTGTACTGGCCGCCCAGGAACTCGGCACCGCCGGTGGAGATCTGGATGATGCCGTCGCTCTCGGCCTCGGCGAAGCCGCGCAGCGCCGCGTGCAGGGTCTGCGTCGACGTCACGTTGATGGCCGGGTAGGCGAACTTGCCTGCCTTCGCCCGGTCGAGCATCTCGTTGTAGATCTCGGGGGTTGCGATGGGCATCTGTCCGCTCCTTGGTTGTGCGGGGAAGGGTGCTGATTGCGGGCCCTGACCTGGGGGCGACGTCATCGTCGCCCCCATCTTTCCAGACTCCGCGCGACACTCCACCCCCCTCACCACACACAGGGAGTGCGAAGCGGGCGGAGTGTTTCACGTGAAACACTCCGCCCACCCCGAAAAGGGCAGGTCAGGAAAGGCCCAGGTCGCCCAGCCGGTAGCCGGTCAGGTACGGGAGCCCGGCGGCGGCGATGGCGTCCGCCGCACCCCGGTCCACGATCGTGGCGACGGCGACGACCTCGCCGCCCGCCTCGCGGACGGCCTCGACGGCCGTCAGCGGGGATCCACCGGTGGTCGAGGTGTCCTCGACGACGAGGCAGCGCTTGCCCTTCACGTCGGTGCCCTCGATGCGGCGCTGCATGCCGTGGGCCTTCTGCGCCTTGCGCACGACGAAGGCGTCCAGGCGCTCACCGCGCGCGGCGGAGGCGTGCAGCATCGACGTGGCGACCGGGTCGGCGCCGAGGGTCAGGCCGCCGACGCAGTCGAAGTCGAGGTCGGCGGTCAGGTCGAGCATGACCTGACCGACGAGCGGGGCGGCCTCGCCGTCGAGGGTGATGCGACGGAGGTCGATGTAGTAGTCGGCCTCACGGCCGGAGGAGA
Coding sequences:
- the kynU gene encoding kynureninase, with translation MSETTPGGADLAARAAALDTADPLAKLRDRFALPDGLVYLDGNSLGALPAAVPGAVEDVVRRQWGELLIRSWDESGWWTAPERIGDLIAPLIGAAPGQVTVGDSTSVNLFKALVGAARLAAPGRTRMLVDATTFPTDGYIAASAARLTGLEVVPVDPSDAAAHLTDTTAVVLLNHVDYRTGRLHDLPALTRAAHASGALVVWDLCHSAGALPVGLDAHDVDLAVGCTYKYLNGGPGAPAYIYVAQRHQGAFDSPLPGWNSHVEPFAMTPEYEPAQGAARTRVGTPDILSMLALEAALGAWEGVDVADVRAKSLALTDFFLECVAAYVPEGAVEPVTPAPHAERGSQVSLRTANARAVMTELIARGVIGDFRAPDVLRFGFTPLYVSFADAERAARTLGHIFG
- a CDS encoding tryptophan 2,3-dioxygenase family protein, with amino-acid sequence MSHALDASGAGSDAPNLDFAGTTPYEDYVQADVLTHLQHLRSDDPGEMVFLVTTQVMELWFTVIVHEWETAARALREDDIPVAMDALKRSLRELEALNASWRPLAQLTPAQFNAYRGALGEGSGFQSAMYRRMEFLLGEKSASMLVPHRGAPRVHGELEKALHEPSLYDETLRLLARRGLPVPGEVLERDLALRYEPSPEVEAVWTGLYADPDAAPDLHRLGEVLTDVAELVWRWRNDHLVATRRAMGAKTGTGGSAGVTWLEKRAQKNVFPELWTARSHV
- a CDS encoding DUF3151 domain-containing protein; translated protein: MSIHQNLLGGPAPTHLPDEPAPREALAAGTDPAEVAAAHPTSSAAWAALADRAFAAGNTIESYAYARTGYHRGLDALRRAGWKGHGPVPWEHEPNRGFLRALNALARAAGAIGEKEEFERCSTFLRDSSETAANVLAEDTSA
- a CDS encoding transposase, whose amino-acid sequence is MKAIVDGGTAAGTRDPDPARDPARDPARDRARDRAREAADDLCSTVFASLRRKDQREKGRQYVQGLLSLPGRKSMRGIAGRVGGSAAEQSMHHFISGSTWDWEPIRAALGGFLEASTPLTAWVAQPMAIPKGGEHSVGVAHRFDPHQGQMFRGQQAFGTWFTSAALVSPVGWRMFLPGEEPEREPLRGADLAARAAYEESAYAESAAAAVIETVRRGAGTPRPVVLDIMRIGTRSTMNRFAEAGLPVIARVSPTTPLLVTDPALPGHGAGARSAREILQSVKGLCTPVEWTDPDPAHPTDRHRRTLAVAVRVMMPDPSPARRRHLLLVGEWTDARRPPSGMWVTDLVRLPVGPLLRLTKQGLRVGHAAEHSGREAGLRDFAGRGLPGWHRHVTLASVAHAARALAGTERYPVT
- a CDS encoding GAF domain-containing protein, with the translated sequence MREGDDGGYAGSTPLAVLELLAADAPQSAYDDLLAEGRARARAAAGADEPALAELTRAVELARSVRARASRHKQREAALTALVDTAHDLTSPYDIDGLLRLITRRARRLLGFDMAWLSLSRPNGSAYVRTSEGETTALNVGLELGTGRGLGSIAQVRRSPVWTADYLADPGIAHAPGIDAVVRAEGLHAIIAVPLRRGDSTLGALYGADRSVREFTPDEIGMLLSLADLAAVAIEKARLLEQTRDEVTELEAFGSRTNTALTRVRYLWECHARLAGLVLDGAGLATLARATADALDGVLQVRDPGGRPLTATGDLPDLDEDAVTKAALQALTERWPVRLPGDLWLAPVLAGAEDLGVLLLSASAPLADEDVRLLQLAAQSVASLMLIQRGTAAAEGPVHDEILADLLDRPHSVDLHLLERTRRLGIDLDRPHVVVVARPEGGELGKAVAWASSYAYRMGGLKGVRRGCLVLVLPGTDASAAAHRASGELSPLLGHAVSTGAAGPTGGPGEVARVYAEAVRCLDALTALDGVGGTASLRELGFLGLLLSADHDVESFIAATIGPVLDYDADRLTELTRTLEAYFASGSSPTHAAEALHVHPNTVSRRLERIAELLGAEWQKPGRALEIQMALRLRKARRALHDRRTAPDRAAEAT
- a CDS encoding BTAD domain-containing putative transcriptional regulator, translated to MDIEVLGAPRVIENGVPITAPTPESRHVLAVLAACPDRVVPVSVLADELARRTPPEHTRGALHTAVRRLRERFAEALGAGSVRTPETVLSTRPGGYLLDTGGGRSDVREFAREAGAGYRAMGRGDFEQAASRLRRALALWTGPALDGIDAGDWLGGRIAVLDADRLAALGQWVEAELALGRYRELRLELAGLRGAGGRHPGDAYLTALRRAEARVEARAEALRAAPPPPGLTLAGATRR
- a CDS encoding ScbR family autoregulator-binding transcription factor yields the protein MRTERPQAKQDRAVRTRQAILDAAAVVFEEHGYDGAKLSDIVNIAKVTKGALYFHFDSKEGLAQAVIDAQNASPPTVLPQAYKAQEFLDIGMVFSHRLRHETLIRASARLTLDQAGRELDKATPYQAWIDQHVSVLVEARERGELLPNVDPVVPARLVVGAYAGLNTMAQMLRLDLDAQVSELYTHVMPNVVVPAVAIRLDTAPGRGARALYGPRGGHPCEIGCADGVPGRE
- the fbaA gene encoding class II fructose-bisphosphate aldolase — translated: MPIATPEIYNEMLDRAKAGKFAYPAINVTSTQTLHAALRGFAEAESDGIIQISTGGAEFLGGQYNKDMVTGAVALAEFAHVVAAKYDITVALHTDHCPKDKLDGYVRPLLEVSAERVARGLNPLFQSHMWDGSAETLADNLAIGQELLAKAAAAKIILEVEITPTGGEEDGVSHEINDELYTTVDDAIRTAEALGLGEKGRYLLAASFGNVHGVYKPGNVVLRPELLKDLQAGVAEKFGKASPFDFVFHGGSGSTAEEIATALENGVVKMNLDTDTQYAFSRPVADHMFRNYDGVLKVDGEVGKKSTYDPRTWGKLAEAGMAKRVAAACADLRSTGTKLK
- the pyrE gene encoding orotate phosphoribosyltransferase, whose translation is MTDVRDALLQQIKDKAVVHGKVTLSSGREADYYIDLRRITLDGEAAPLVGQVMLDLTADLDFDCVGGLTLGADPVATSMLHASAARGERLDAFVVRKAQKAHGMQRRIEGTDVKGKRCLVVEDTSTTGGSPLTAVEAVREAGGEVVAVATIVDRGAADAIAAAGLPYLTGYRLGDLGLS